A genomic window from Variovorax paradoxus includes:
- the pilQ gene encoding type IV pilus secretin PilQ, whose amino-acid sequence MNQNKSTMAQWLRAAGLGLLAFGALAVAHAQNAIEAVTSSTQSGAEVIRIDLAQPLTAVPAGFAVQTPARIALDFPGVTNAIGRSAIEVNQGNLRSVNVVQAGERSRVVLNLKQATAYKAEIQGKSLLVILEPVAGSALVTSAATTFAENRNRDMLPLRDVDFRLGADSTGRVIVDLPNNQVGVDVKQQGKNLVVEFTKSTLPEGLRRRLDVADFGTPVQLITSQQSGDRVRMTIEAKGDWEHSAYQSENQFVVEVRARKVDPTKLTQGVGYNGEKLSLNFQNIEIRSLLQVIADFTNFNIVTSDSVSGALTLRLKDVPWDQALDIIMQAKNLGMRKNGSVLWIAPKDEINAKEKLEFEAKAAIENLEPLRTQSFQLNYTKAIAIAQGLTGTSAASGGGGGGGTTTRILSPRGSVIAESRTNQLFVSDIPSRLAQVTELIQKLDIPVRQVLIEARIVEASDTFGKSLGVRLGGGISGERFASSAGNRAYGNVGVMPVVTAGTNGGASTATTTWTNSNFINLPAGDAGGTGNAAGTFAISLFNSSFSRMLNLEISALEADGKGKLVSSPRVITADQTKALIEQGEEIPYQQATSSGATSISFRKAVLKLEVTPQITPEGNIILTLDVSKDARGVNTSAGPAINTKHVQTEVLVENGGTVVIGGIFELTETNDESRVPVLGEVPYLGALFRKRERVANKTEMLVFITPKMITDRNAAR is encoded by the coding sequence ATGAACCAAAACAAATCAACGATGGCACAGTGGCTGCGCGCTGCCGGCCTGGGTCTGCTGGCCTTCGGCGCATTGGCCGTGGCCCATGCGCAAAACGCCATCGAGGCCGTGACCAGCTCGACCCAGTCCGGCGCGGAAGTGATCCGCATCGACCTCGCGCAGCCGCTCACCGCGGTGCCCGCCGGGTTTGCCGTGCAAACGCCGGCTCGCATTGCGCTCGATTTCCCGGGTGTCACGAACGCCATCGGCCGCTCCGCCATCGAGGTGAACCAGGGCAACCTGCGCTCGGTGAACGTGGTTCAGGCTGGTGAACGCAGCCGGGTGGTGTTGAACCTGAAGCAGGCGACTGCGTACAAGGCCGAGATCCAGGGCAAGTCGCTGCTGGTCATTCTCGAACCGGTGGCTGGCTCCGCGCTTGTCACGTCTGCCGCCACGACTTTCGCGGAAAACCGCAACCGGGACATGCTGCCGTTGCGCGACGTCGATTTCCGCCTTGGCGCCGACAGCACGGGCCGCGTCATCGTCGATCTTCCGAACAACCAGGTTGGTGTCGACGTCAAGCAGCAGGGCAAGAACCTCGTCGTGGAGTTCACCAAGTCGACGTTGCCAGAGGGGCTGCGCCGCCGCCTCGACGTGGCCGACTTCGGAACGCCGGTCCAGCTGATCACTTCACAGCAATCGGGCGACCGCGTCCGCATGACGATCGAAGCCAAGGGTGACTGGGAGCACAGCGCCTACCAGAGCGAGAACCAGTTTGTGGTCGAGGTCCGCGCCCGCAAGGTCGATCCGACCAAGCTGACGCAAGGCGTCGGCTACAACGGCGAGAAGCTGTCGCTCAACTTCCAGAACATCGAAATCCGTTCGCTGCTGCAGGTGATTGCCGACTTCACGAACTTCAACATCGTGACTTCGGATTCGGTGAGCGGCGCGCTGACTCTGCGACTGAAGGACGTGCCCTGGGACCAGGCGCTCGACATCATCATGCAGGCGAAGAATCTGGGCATGCGCAAGAACGGCAGCGTGCTGTGGATCGCGCCCAAGGATGAAATCAACGCGAAGGAAAAGCTCGAATTCGAGGCCAAGGCCGCGATCGAGAATCTGGAGCCACTGCGGACCCAATCGTTCCAGCTTAACTACACCAAAGCGATTGCCATTGCTCAGGGGCTGACTGGGACGAGCGCTGCATCGGGTGGCGGTGGCGGCGGTGGTACGACGACGCGCATCCTGAGCCCTCGCGGCAGCGTCATCGCCGAGTCGCGCACCAACCAGCTCTTCGTGTCGGACATCCCGTCGCGCCTGGCCCAGGTGACCGAGCTGATCCAGAAGCTGGACATTCCAGTTCGCCAAGTGCTGATCGAAGCCCGGATCGTCGAAGCGTCCGATACCTTCGGCAAGTCGCTCGGTGTGCGGCTGGGCGGCGGTATCTCGGGCGAGCGTTTTGCATCGTCCGCTGGGAATCGGGCCTATGGCAACGTTGGCGTGATGCCCGTCGTCACGGCGGGCACCAACGGTGGCGCCAGCACTGCCACCACCACTTGGACTAATTCCAACTTCATCAACCTCCCGGCAGGCGATGCGGGCGGCACAGGCAACGCAGCAGGCACCTTCGCGATCTCGCTCTTCAATTCGAGCTTCTCGCGCATGCTGAACCTCGAGATCTCGGCGCTCGAAGCCGACGGCAAGGGCAAGCTGGTGTCCAGCCCACGCGTCATCACAGCCGACCAGACCAAGGCGCTGATCGAGCAGGGTGAAGAAATCCCGTACCAGCAGGCCACGTCCAGCGGCGCTACCTCGATCTCGTTCCGCAAGGCGGTGCTGAAGCTCGAAGTCACGCCGCAGATCACGCCGGAGGGCAACATCATCCTGACGCTGGACGTAAGCAAGGACGCCCGCGGCGTGAATACCTCGGCGGGCCCGGCGATCAACACCAAGCACGTGCAGACCGAGGTGCTGGTGGAGAACGGCGGCACGGTCGTCATCGGTGGTATCTTCGAGCTCACCGAAACCAATGACGAATCGCGCGTGCCGGTGCTGGGTGAAGTGCCCTACCTGGGGGCACTGTTCCGCAAGCGCGAACGCGTTGCCAACAAGACCGAAATGCTCGTCTTTATCACCCCGAAGATGATTACCGACCGCAACGCCGCGCGCTGA